One Labeo rohita strain BAU-BD-2019 unplaced genomic scaffold, IGBB_LRoh.1.0 scaffold_30, whole genome shotgun sequence genomic window, CCACACTGTTCCATAGCGTAGGGGTTAATGCTCTGACCTTGTAACAACACATTCTGGGTTCAAGTCCCGGTCGTGACACAATAATCACTTCCCTAAACCTTCACTGCCAGAATCTTCAAACGTTATGTGGTCTGGATAAATGTGTcttctaaataaatgtaaaagtatagTGTAGAAAAGCTATGCAGTAGTCAGTACAGAGTCAGTGGTTGAGAAGTGATTGATAAGAGATTGATAGCAAACAGCAGATAATATGAgataatatgctgttttgtccATTGTCACTATCAACAGGTGGAAGAGACTGAGATCAGATTCTCCAGAACCCAGTGGTGTGTCAGTGAAGAGTAATGCATCTATGATGGGTCCCCCTGCACTCAGTGAGGCAACAGTGACCTCTGATCCCAGGTAAAACATTAGAAAATTTTGGCATTTATtagattgtttaataaaaatggcTTATTGTGCATTCCAgcaacctacacaaacacacacaaaaatttgTTGACTTTCACAGGTCCTCTCTATTAAATGAAATTCCCAACCCAACCTGAACACTTGAGCACcctataattttttaataaaaataacctttgtttttttttttttactttgtttttcatattaGTGAAATTCACACCACATTCAAGCTATTCAGTAATGTCAGCGTTTAGTAAATTCAGTGCTAGAGAAACAGTGATGAATTCAATGATGCAGTGACATCTGACCAACCGTTAGCATAAGCATTTACTTCCGAATTTACTGTAGTGCATCTCAgatgaataataatttatataagaAATTATATGGAATAATACTACCTGTCCTGCATATTTTATAGCACATTTACTGCACAGGGTGGAAAAATAGCATCTAATCAATACTAATCAATATCTATCTGCTGGTCTTCAgcagtcattataatcagtcaTTTGCTGCtcctttctttttaattttagcagGAGGAAGATGTGTGAGCTGAACAGATCTGTGCCCTCTACATCCCACTATCAGACCCACATTAGGCAAGAAAAAACTGAAGCAGTCTTGCGGACAcaaacactgaagactgcagacCTGCAGAGAGTCAAAGACCAGCATAAAACCAGCATAATAATCAAATATGAGAGATTGTTTGAGGGAAACAAACTCCAAGAGAAtgaaaccctcctgaacaggaTCTATACACAGCTCTACATCACTGAGGGAGAGagtgaaggagtgaatgaagaacatgagGTTTTACAGATGGAGAAAACAGCCAGAACACAACACTCCCAAAACACTCCAATCCACTGCAATGACATCTTCAAAGCCTCACCTGAACCAGGATGTGAGGAGAAAGACCAAATCAAGACTGTCCTTACTAAAGGCATCGCTGGAATTGGAAAAaccgtctctgtgcagaagttcattctggactgggctgatggaaaagccaatcaggatgtagatttcatgtttgtaCTTCCATTTCGAGAGCTGAACTTGATCCGAGATCATCAGTACAGTCTTCACAGACTTCTGCTGGACTTTCATCCTGAACTTCAAGATTGGGACTCAAAGATTTATGAGGAGTGTAAAGTtctgttcatctttgatggtctggatgaaaaCAGAATTACACTGATGTTTTCAGACACTCAGAAATTTTGTGATGTGAACAAGTCTTCATCAGTGGGGGTGTTGATATCAAACCTCATGAAAGGAGAgttgcttccctctgctctcatctggatcacctccagaccagcagcagcaaatcagatcCCCTCAAAATACATCAACCGTAAGACAGAAATTCAGGGATTCAGTGAGCCTCAGAAAGAGGAATATTTCCGGAAGAGAGCCAGTGACCAACATCAAGCcagcagaatcatctcacacatcagaagagcaagaagcctccacatcatgtgccacatccccgTCTTTTGCTGGATCTCATCCAGTGTGCTTCAGAAACTCCTGAAAGAAGATCTGAGTGTAGAAATCCctcaaactctgactgaaatgtacatccacttcctgctgatTCATATCAACATAAGGAATCAGAAGTATGAAGAGAGAGATCCAGAGAAACTCCTGCAGTCCAACAGAGAAGTGATTGTGAAACTTGCTGAAGTGGCTTTCAAACAACTGATGAAGGGCAATGTGATGTTCTATGAGGAGGACCTGACTGAAAGTGGCATAGACGTCACTGACGCCTTagtgtattctgggatttgcactgagatcttTAAGGAGGAATCTGTGATTCATCAGAGGAAAGTCTACAGCTTCATCCATCTGAGTGTTCAGGAGTTTCTCGCTGCTTTCTATGTGTTTTACTACCACATatacagaactacagaagcttGTTTTGATTCACTGGGATATCTCCATAAAAGAGTGACTGATAAGGCTGTAATGAACAAAAATGGACAGCTGGATCTGTTCTTGCGGTTCCTGTTGGGCATCTCACTGGActccaatcagagactcttacAAGATCTACTGTCACAGACAAAGAACAGCTCAGAGAGCATAAGGAGTACCACAGAGTTCATTAAAGAGAAGATCAAAGGTGGGCATGGACTCACCACTGAAAGGTCCATCAATCTATTCCTCTGTCTCCTGGAAGTGAAAGATCAGACTCTGTCCAGAGAGATTCAGGAGTTTGTGAAATCAGGTAAATACACAAAGAAGAAACTCTCTCCTGCTCACTGCTCAACAATCGCCTACATGCTTCAAATGTCAGAGGGGGTGCTGGATGAGCTGGACCTCAAGAAATACAACACATCAGATGAGGGTAGAAGAAGACTGGTGCCAGCTGTGATCAACTGCACAAAAGCACTGTAAGTGTTAAATCACTATTATGATTACATGGGTTATCACTTTtgataggtggcgctgttatcaAACTGATGTGTTGTGTTCTGTATGAGGTAACAATGAcaaacacaaagtttggtgtcagtatgtcaaagctttgcagagaaaCAGCCTCAGAGTCTTTTTAGCATCATGGCTCACATGTGTTGCAGCGTTATACAAAACTGGTTTTGTCTATGAACACAAAATCCAAAAACTTTTCTCaacatagtctgaagatgatttgactcgaattttgtgaaaatcagacaaataaAAGGGTTTGTACAAGTTGCTTAAAGATCAAAGTaattgaatttgactttttgagaTTTAAGTCCtggacttaaaaaaattaagtcctAATTCACAATGTATGTATAGTGCCACAATCAATCAAttgataattaaataaacttttccaaTACAAATAAGCTCAAGTCCTCACTGGACCTGACTGTTCCTACTATATGGATACATTCAGAATCAGTAAACCTCTGAccaacacataaaaaaaacctttcagcCAGCATTTAAGCTTTTAAAAGATTCAGCCAGCTTTTATTACCGTAATtaccattttttgaaatttcattATAACTTTTGACTACAAGTTGGCACTGCCCtgaaactttttgagtactgtcagagCATGGTGCCAAAGACACATACCAAGTTTTGTAATGATATATTGATGCattcataaaatatagcattttatttcaaaatcaaaaatggCCAATgtccaaaatggctgacatggaaAATTGGGTATGGTTTGCCGGCATGGTCTGATAatgatctgagccaaatttggtgaaaatcattCTACTCATCTAGGATGAgttagaaaatgtagtttttttttttaattgtaaaaataatgaaaaaacttgacctgatgatttttaaattttaatatctaTTTGTCTGTACATGAGCCAAGAATTCAGAGGAAAATGTATAGTTTAAAGATTTTAAGTATAAACATGAGTGaaactttggacaagtggtggcactAGAAAGTTTGAGTTAGACACTccacttgctatggttaatgatCACTGCCAAATTTCCTGCAAGCgtttctatgggctgccatagactcacaagaagaaacagaagaaaaagaataataagAATGCCAATGATGCTTGGCCCCTAATGAGAAAACAAATAAGTAGCCatgatttaatgaaacaaaagaACTAAAATGACTACAAATGACTAATTTAGggataatttaataaatacatcgATATGTTTCAACCAAAACAACTGAACaaattaattcaattcaattcaattcaaatttatttgtatagcgcttttcacgatacatatcgttgcaaagcagcaaattgacatttttacaatatatgtagtagtagcttgatgtacatatggtagagatgtgtggtaaagatcgattaatgacgtaatcaaacagacaaaggacactataaattagtagcagaattcggtagtgctgtatgttttcagggttggcatcagggttggcatcatctgaagtcctctgaggggttggcatcattttttcttaagtgttctggatccacactggagcttgtgaattcctagttaccatgggacgtcaatcccatggcaaaaacagagaacaaataggaacataattagcgtagctgctgttcaaactaagaaaaggaaggtttgtaaaaccagagctaaaagattaataatgaacatttgatcagatacagctgcagaaaaagtttatgagatgcattatttgaatgcttggctaaaaagatgagtctttaatctagatttaaacagagagagtgtgtccgaaccccgaacgttatcaggaaggctgttccagagtttgggagccaaatgtgaaaaagctctacctcctttagtggactttgctatcctaggtactaccaacagtccagagttttgtgaccttagggagcgtgatggattgtagcgtggtagaagactagttaggtacgcaggagctaaaccgttaagtgccttataggtaagaagtgctattttgtagctgatgcggaacctaataggtagccagtgcagagactttaaaattggggtaatatgatcatattttcttgacctggtaaggactctagcagctgcattttggactatctgtagcttgtttattgaagatgcaggacaaccacctaatagtgcattacaatagtccagtctagaggtcatgaatgtgtgaactagcttttctgcatcagaaacgggtaacatgtttcgcagcttggcaatgtttctaagatggaagaatgctgtttttgtaacatgagaaatatgattttcaaaagacaagttgctgtctaatataacacccaggcttttgactgtagtggaagtaacagtacatccgtctagttgtaaattgtaagtcaaaagattctgtgtattgtttttaggtccaataagtaatatctctgtcttatctgaatttaatagcagaaaattgttggtcatccaatcttttacatttttaacgcactctgttaactttgataattcagaagtttcatctggtcgtgttgagatatatatagttgagtatcatcagcataacaatggaaactaatcccgtgttttctaataatattaccaaggggcagcatgtatattgaaaacagtagaggacctagaacagatccttgtggcactccatactttactggtgataactgagatgactccccatttaaataaacaaagtggtagcgatcagacaggtaggatctaaaccattttaaagcctgcccttggatacctgcataattttgtagtcgatctattagtatgtcatgatctatagtgtcaaacgcagcactaagatcaagtaaaactagcagtgagatgcagccttggtctgacgcaagaagcaagtcattagtgattttaacaagtgcagtttctgtgctgtgatggggcctgaagcctgactgaaattcttcatagatatcatttttttgcaagaatgagcatagttgagcagatataactttctctaaaattttagacataaatggaagattagaaatgggtctataatttgccagttcactagggtctagttgtggtttcttaataagaggcttaataaccgccagcttgaatggtttagggacgtgacctaaagataacgatgagttgataatattgagaagcggttcttctgccacaggtaacaattcttttagtaaattaatgaaatatccctttgagttattttttatgcatgtaAAGTGTGGTAAAATTGTTGTAAAGTGTGGTGTATTCTGTTagtcattaaaaagttttttatgtttaatgttaCACTGCATTTCTGAGCTCTTGTATATAGGTTTCTCATGTCTTGGTTTTGATCTTCTGCCTGTTGTCTTGGGTTTCCCTGTTTACCTGTCTTTTCTGCCCTGGTGTTTTACTGTCTGGATTATGGTGTTTTGGCCAATTATCTGTTTTATGGATTATAATTTTGGATTAACCTTCAATAAAAGGCTGCATCTGGATCCTCAACCTTTTGTGTCTTAGAGCAGTATGTAACAGATGTAATGCAGACAGTCAGGTTTCACTTCACTGGCTATGAACTACATGATGTGCTGAGTGTGTTTCAAAATAAAGACCCAAACACAGCGCTCATTGTGGTAGGAgattttaataaagcaaatCTCAGACAAGTTATGCCGAACTTTTACCAACATGTTACGTGTCTGACGAGGGGAGCTAGAACTTTGGATCATTGTTACACACCATACAAGCAGGGTTACAAAGCTGTTTCAAAGCCAGCTTTTGGCAAATCGGACCACAGTGCTATTTTTCTTATTCCCCAGTATAAACAGCACATACGCAGGGAAGAGGTGGCCACGAGAGAGGTGAAACGCTGGTCTGCTCAATCAGAAGCTATGCTGCAGGATGCACTCGAAGACGTAGATTGGGATATGTTTCGGGCAAGTGCGAATGACGTCAACGAGTTTACGGATGTAGCAGTTAGCTTTGTTAGTATGCTAGCGGAGGAGATCATCCCTACAGTGAGAATCAGGACGTTCCCAAATCAGAAGCCGTGGGTGGATAGATCGATCTGCGCTGCAGTAAACATACAACTCGGGTCTCGCAACCGGCAATATGAGCGCCTATAAAGCGGTGTCATACGGCGTCCGGCGTGCAGTGAGAGACACCAAACGCCGGTATCGGGAGCGTCTGGAGTCTCACTTCCATCAGGGGGACACACAGAGTATGTGGCAGGGTTTGCGCACCATTACGGACTACAAAACCAAGGACACTGAAATGATCAATGCCGACTCTACATTTGCCAACGAGCTGAACGAGTTCTTCACCCGTTTCGAGGTTAGCCAGGAGGCTAGCGCTAATTACAGTCTGATAACGGAAGACAGTGATGTCATTAGCGAGGAACGCATGTTCAGCATAGCGGAGAAAGACGTTCGAGCGGCGCTGAAGAGAGTGAACACCAGGAAAGCGGCGGGACCAGACGGAATCACTGGCCGTCTGCTGCGCTGCTGTGCTGACCAGGTAGCAGGTGTGTTGACTTACATCTTCAACAAGTCCCTGGCTAAGTCAGTGGTTCCTAAGTGTTTCAAAAGATCCATCATCGTCCCCATCACCAAGAACAATAAGCCCTCGTGCCTGAACGACTACCGGCCAGTCGCCCTGACTTCGGAGGTTATGAAGGTGTTTGAGAGACTGATGAAGAACATCATCACCTCTTTTATTCCAAACACTACAGATCCGCTTCAGTTCGCATATCGACCTAATAGATCCACAGAGGATGCCATTTCCCACGTTTTGCACACCACTCTGTCATGTGGACATGAAACAAGGTAACTATGTTAGATTGCTGTTCGTAGATTATAGTTCAGCGTTCAATACAATAGTGCCAGGCAGATTGTACACTAAACTGAGGGACCTAGGACTAAACAGCGGTGTGTGTGCATGGGTGCTGGACTTCCTCACTTGTAGATCTCAGGTGGTGAGGGTGGGTAGGTGTGTCTCGGACAGCATCACCACCAATATTGGAGCACCACAGGGATGCGTACTCTCTCCACTGCTGTACTCCCTCTACACTTCTGACTGTGTGGCTACTCATAGCTCAAATAACATTGTGAAGTTTGCTGATGACACAGTGGTGTTGGGCTTCATCACCAACAATGATGAGTCAGCGTACATGGACGAGGTGAAGAACCTGGCATCATGGTGTCAGGACAACCACCTCCAGCTGAACGTCCGCAAGACTAAGGAGCTGGTGGTGGACTTTAGAAGGAGACAGCAGCGAAGTCATGAGCCCCTCATCATCAACGGAGCTCCAGTGGAAAAGGTGTCGTCTTTTAAGTATCTCGGTGTCCACATCTCCTCTGATCTGACATGGACTGTTCACATCCAGGTCCAGTCTAAAAAGGCTAGGCAGCGCCTGTACCATCTTTGACAACTGAGGAAGTTCAGGGTTTCTCCAGTGATCCTTAGGACTTTCTATTCAGGCGCTGTGGAGAGCATCCTTACACAGAATATCACATCATGCTATGGGAATAGTTGTGTTCAGGACCGAAAAGCTCTTCAGAGAGTGATCCGGGCGGCAGAATGCTGCTGCAGGTCTGTTctccctttatttatttatatctaagaactgtcatattttatattatatctgaattattgtatttattattgctTATTACTTTGGTTATATGTTTACACTACTTTGTTCATATACTTTGCCTGCACTGCTCTGTGTTTACATTGCGGTGCTAATAtggcaaaatgcactttaaacataccatttttacatttgatttgcATATTGTATACACGGCTGTTACACTATAtcaatacatattaaaaaccttagttttaaattttttagttatatttttaatataatttgtggtgtttttgtttACGTTATTATTTAAGATTGTGTTTAGGAAATTTAGATTAtgtttaaaattgaaattgtaCTTGTTTAGAAATTTTagattgtgtttataatttaaaattgtactatatttagatttagatttactttatttgtatttatttttttattttatgtttcaggAAATTCTAGATtcttatttataaattatttggttATAATTTTTGCAGTCAAAGGAGCGGTTTAGGATACATTTCACTGCGTGTTGTACCTGTATGACTATGTATGTGACAAATAAAGTATCTTGAATCTTGAATCTTGAATCTTCTATAGGACAGGGGTGAGAGCTGTAAAGGACAGCACTAGTAATAAGTAGTTGCGATTTGCAATCAGCAAATCACTGAAGCACAGTTTTTAAGTAAGCAGGGGCAGGATCAAGATGACAGGAAGACGAGTTTGACTTTTTGATTTGCTTAGAGAAATAAACTGGGTTTGGAGGCTCAAAGCCTATGAAAGTGCCAGGTGTGAGAGTGGAGGGGTCCTGTGAGATGAAAGAAGAGGGCATAGGAGGGTAGAgattatatatgatatttattttatgttggaAGAAGTGTAAGAATGACTCACAGAGCTCTACCGAGTGATTTATGTCAAGTGTGGGAGGTGAGTACACTGACTACAGAAGATAGTGTTTTGGGTCAAGAGGATGCATTACTAATAAGAGTAGAGTAGTAGCTAGAGTGTGCAGTATTTGTTTAACTGAATATGGTCTTTGTGAGCAGTAAGGCGCACAGTCAAATCggttttcctttaaaaacattcaaggCAATGACCAGCAGTTTTCAAGTCAAAGAGTGCAGAAGTAAACCAGGGAGACCTATGTGTACATGGTACAAATGTACTTTTAAGGGGGGCATGAATAGTAATGGCAGTggaaagatttaaaaaacagtaatggaTTAATAGAGTTTAAGTTACAGCTGGTTATGGTGGACTTCACTAAATAAAGCTTAACTTGGCCGTCAGGGGCAGCAAATGCATTTGGCACAGAAATGGCAGTGATATTTGCGGTGGCAAATTACTTTTGGTGGCAAACGACTATTCTGGTACCATTTGTATAAtgtgttaacttttttttacaagacAAAAACTTGATATTATTGAAATATCAGTTGTTGAATgaggttttaattttaattcctAATGCTCTCTTTCAGTCTTGCTGGCTGTAATATCAATGCTCTGTGCTGTCAGAGTTTGTCATCAGCTCTACAATCATCAAACTCTGttctgagagagctggacctgagcaacaatgacctgcaggattcaggagtgaaactgctttctgatggactgaagagtccagACTGTCAGCTGGAGATCCTGAGGTATTTAAGAAAGTCATTTTTTAAGGTTAATAACATAAACATACACCaatcaggcataacattatgacaGGTAAAGTGAGTAACACTGATTATCTCTTCATCACGGCACCTGTTAGTGGGTGGGATATATTAGGCAGCAAGTGAACATTTTGTCCTCAAAGTTGATGTGTTATAGAAGCAGGAAAAATGGGCAAGCGTAAGGATTTGAGAGAGTTTGAAAAGGGCCACATTGTGATGGCTAGATGGTGTGGTCCAAAGAAGGAACAGTGCTGAGCCGGCGACAGGATCATGGCTCACTAATGCACGTGGGGAGCAAAGGCTGGCCCGTGTGGTCTGATTTAACAGACGAGCTACTGTAGCTCAAATTGCTCAAAAAGTTGTACACCCTTTTAATGGAAACGTTATTCCCTGGTGGCTGTGGTCTCTTGCAGGATAATGTGACCTgccacaaagcaaaaatggttcAGGAATGGTTTGAGGAGCACAACAATGAGATTTAGGTGTTGACCTGGCCTCCAAATCGCAACTAAGGTCTACATTACTATACTGCTTATGTTGAGTATATGTTGAGCCAGTGGCATTTGAAACTTACATATGCTTGGGTCCGGTGAATGAGGGAAATACAGTAATCTATACTGTTCATCCGTACTCATAGTGTGTACACAtacacagtgtttttttctgttaccAATTACGTATATGTACAAATGACttatcaaaaatgtttctattacattaactttttttaactgaaatacaTTTACTTTGTGAGACAAATTTTCATAAATATCCGTTTCTCAA contains:
- the LOC127160181 gene encoding protein NLRC3-like isoform X2; the encoded protein is MSFREEREKDTGSKMSSPSSESSCEQPMKNSPFAFTDAIVTDPRWKRLRSESPEPSGVSVKSNASMMGPPALSEATVTSEPRWKRLRSESPEPSGVSMKSNASMMGPPALSEATVTSDPRWKRLRSDSPEPSGVSVKSNASMMGPPALSEATVTSDPRRKMCELNRSVPSTSHYQTHIRQEKTEAVLRTQTLKTADLQRVKDQHKTSIIIKYERLFEGNKLQENETLLNRIYTQLYITEGESEGVNEEHEVLQMEKTARTQHSQNTPIHCNDIFKASPEPGCEEKDQIKTVLTKGIAGIGKTVSVQKFILDWADGKANQDVDFMFVLPFRELNLIRDHQYSLHRLLLDFHPELQDWDSKIYEECKVLFIFDGLDENRITLMFSDTQKFCDVNKSSSVGVLISNLMKGELLPSALIWITSRPAAANQIPSKYINRKTEIQGFSEPQKEEYFRKRASDQHQASRIISHIRRARSLHIMCHIPVFCWISSSVLQKLLKEDLSVEIPQTLTEMYIHFLLIHINIRNQKYEERDPEKLLQSNREVIVKLAEVAFKQLMKGNVMFYEEDLTESGIDVTDALVYSGICTEIFKEESVIHQRKVYSFIHLSVQEFLAAFYVFYYHIYRTTEACFDSLGYLHKRVTDKAVMNKNGQLDLFLRFLLGISLDSNQRLLQDLLSQTKNSSESIRSTTEFIKEKIKGGHGLTTERSINLFLCLLEVKDQTLSREIQEFVKSGKYTKKKLSPAHCSTIAYMLQMSEGVLDELDLKKYNTSDEGRRRLVPAVINCTKALLAGCNINALCCQSLSSALQSSNSVLRELDLSNNDLQDSGVKLLSDGLKSPDCQLEILRLSGCMVTEVGCGYVSSALSSNPSHLRELDLSYNHPGKSGVKLSKKLKNPNYRLDKLNLDHGEHFRITPGLRKYAYDLTLDLNTVNAQLILSEENRKVTRVEDYQPYPDHPERFVEFCQILCRESLTGRCYWEAEWSGWSYVSVTYKGISRKEGNNSFFGHSDHSWSLNCSKNGFTVWHKKNRTDIPRCSYSTRVGVYLDWSAGTLSFYSVSDTHTLTHLHTFNTTFTEPLYAGFGVFDSSLTLCQIKQPAE
- the LOC127160181 gene encoding protein NLRC3-like isoform X5 → MSFREEREKDTGSKMSSPSSESSCEQPMKNSPFAFTDAIVTDPRWKRLRSESPEPSGVSVKSNASMMGPPALSEATVTSEPRWKRLRSDSPEPSGVSVKSNASMMGPPALSEATVTSDPSRRKMCELNRSVPSTSHYQTHIRQEKTEAVLRTQTLKTADLQRVKDQHKTSIIIKYERLFEGNKLQENETLLNRIYTQLYITEGESEGVNEEHEVLQMEKTARTQHSQNTPIHCNDIFKASPEPGCEEKDQIKTVLTKGIAGIGKTVSVQKFILDWADGKANQDVDFMFVLPFRELNLIRDHQYSLHRLLLDFHPELQDWDSKIYEECKVLFIFDGLDENRITLMFSDTQKFCDVNKSSSVGVLISNLMKGELLPSALIWITSRPAAANQIPSKYINRKTEIQGFSEPQKEEYFRKRASDQHQASRIISHIRRARSLHIMCHIPVFCWISSSVLQKLLKEDLSVEIPQTLTEMYIHFLLIHINIRNQKYEERDPEKLLQSNREVIVKLAEVAFKQLMKGNVMFYEEDLTESGIDVTDALVYSGICTEIFKEESVIHQRKVYSFIHLSVQEFLAAFYVFYYHIYRTTEACFDSLGYLHKRVTDKAVMNKNGQLDLFLRFLLGISLDSNQRLLQDLLSQTKNSSESIRSTTEFIKEKIKGGHGLTTERSINLFLCLLEVKDQTLSREIQEFVKSGKYTKKKLSPAHCSTIAYMLQMSEGVLDELDLKKYNTSDEGRRRLVPAVINCTKALLAGCNINALCCQSLSSALQSSNSVLRELDLSNNDLQDSGVKLLSDGLKSPDCQLEILRLSGCMVTEVGCGYVSSALSSNPSHLRELDLSYNHPGKSGVKLSKKLKNPNYRLDKLNLDHGEHFRITPGLRKYAYDLTLDLNTVNAQLILSEENRKVTRVEDYQPYPDHPERFVEFCQILCRESLTGRCYWEAEWSGWSYVSVTYKGISRKEGNNSFFGHSDHSWSLNCSKNGFTVWHKKNRTDIPRCSYSTRVGVYLDWSAGTLSFYSVSDTHTLTHLHTFNTTFTEPLYAGFGVFDSSLTLCQIKQPAE
- the LOC127160181 gene encoding protein NLRC3-like isoform X1 produces the protein MSFREEREKDTGSKMSSPSSESSCEQPMKNSPFAFTDAIVTDPRWKRLRSESPEPSGVSVKSNASMMGPPALSEATVTSEPRWKRLRSESPEPSGVSMKSNASMMGPPALSEATVTSDPRWKRLRSDSPEPSGVSVKSNASMMGPPALSEATVTSDPSRRKMCELNRSVPSTSHYQTHIRQEKTEAVLRTQTLKTADLQRVKDQHKTSIIIKYERLFEGNKLQENETLLNRIYTQLYITEGESEGVNEEHEVLQMEKTARTQHSQNTPIHCNDIFKASPEPGCEEKDQIKTVLTKGIAGIGKTVSVQKFILDWADGKANQDVDFMFVLPFRELNLIRDHQYSLHRLLLDFHPELQDWDSKIYEECKVLFIFDGLDENRITLMFSDTQKFCDVNKSSSVGVLISNLMKGELLPSALIWITSRPAAANQIPSKYINRKTEIQGFSEPQKEEYFRKRASDQHQASRIISHIRRARSLHIMCHIPVFCWISSSVLQKLLKEDLSVEIPQTLTEMYIHFLLIHINIRNQKYEERDPEKLLQSNREVIVKLAEVAFKQLMKGNVMFYEEDLTESGIDVTDALVYSGICTEIFKEESVIHQRKVYSFIHLSVQEFLAAFYVFYYHIYRTTEACFDSLGYLHKRVTDKAVMNKNGQLDLFLRFLLGISLDSNQRLLQDLLSQTKNSSESIRSTTEFIKEKIKGGHGLTTERSINLFLCLLEVKDQTLSREIQEFVKSGKYTKKKLSPAHCSTIAYMLQMSEGVLDELDLKKYNTSDEGRRRLVPAVINCTKALLAGCNINALCCQSLSSALQSSNSVLRELDLSNNDLQDSGVKLLSDGLKSPDCQLEILRLSGCMVTEVGCGYVSSALSSNPSHLRELDLSYNHPGKSGVKLSKKLKNPNYRLDKLNLDHGEHFRITPGLRKYAYDLTLDLNTVNAQLILSEENRKVTRVEDYQPYPDHPERFVEFCQILCRESLTGRCYWEAEWSGWSYVSVTYKGISRKEGNNSFFGHSDHSWSLNCSKNGFTVWHKKNRTDIPRCSYSTRVGVYLDWSAGTLSFYSVSDTHTLTHLHTFNTTFTEPLYAGFGVFDSSLTLCQIKQPAE
- the LOC127160181 gene encoding protein NLRC3-like isoform X3 translates to MSFREEREKDTGSKMSSPSSESSCEQPMKNSPFAFTDAIVTDPRWKRLRSESPEPSGVSMKSNASMMGPPALSEATVTSDPRWKRLRSDSPEPSGVSVKSNASMMGPPALSEATVTSDPSRRKMCELNRSVPSTSHYQTHIRQEKTEAVLRTQTLKTADLQRVKDQHKTSIIIKYERLFEGNKLQENETLLNRIYTQLYITEGESEGVNEEHEVLQMEKTARTQHSQNTPIHCNDIFKASPEPGCEEKDQIKTVLTKGIAGIGKTVSVQKFILDWADGKANQDVDFMFVLPFRELNLIRDHQYSLHRLLLDFHPELQDWDSKIYEECKVLFIFDGLDENRITLMFSDTQKFCDVNKSSSVGVLISNLMKGELLPSALIWITSRPAAANQIPSKYINRKTEIQGFSEPQKEEYFRKRASDQHQASRIISHIRRARSLHIMCHIPVFCWISSSVLQKLLKEDLSVEIPQTLTEMYIHFLLIHINIRNQKYEERDPEKLLQSNREVIVKLAEVAFKQLMKGNVMFYEEDLTESGIDVTDALVYSGICTEIFKEESVIHQRKVYSFIHLSVQEFLAAFYVFYYHIYRTTEACFDSLGYLHKRVTDKAVMNKNGQLDLFLRFLLGISLDSNQRLLQDLLSQTKNSSESIRSTTEFIKEKIKGGHGLTTERSINLFLCLLEVKDQTLSREIQEFVKSGKYTKKKLSPAHCSTIAYMLQMSEGVLDELDLKKYNTSDEGRRRLVPAVINCTKALLAGCNINALCCQSLSSALQSSNSVLRELDLSNNDLQDSGVKLLSDGLKSPDCQLEILRLSGCMVTEVGCGYVSSALSSNPSHLRELDLSYNHPGKSGVKLSKKLKNPNYRLDKLNLDHGEHFRITPGLRKYAYDLTLDLNTVNAQLILSEENRKVTRVEDYQPYPDHPERFVEFCQILCRESLTGRCYWEAEWSGWSYVSVTYKGISRKEGNNSFFGHSDHSWSLNCSKNGFTVWHKKNRTDIPRCSYSTRVGVYLDWSAGTLSFYSVSDTHTLTHLHTFNTTFTEPLYAGFGVFDSSLTLCQIKQPAE